The window CCGGTGGCGAAATCAATCGGGCTGGCGCGCGGCTTTCTCGGCGATGCCCGACACGCCTTCGCGCCGGTCTAGTTCGTCGAGCACGGCGTCAAGCGGAACGTCCATGTCGGCCAGCAGCACAAGCAGGTGAAAGAGCAGGTCGGCGCTCTCCCCGATCGCGCCTTCGCGGTCGGAAGCCATGGCGGCGATCACGGTTTCGACGGCTTCCTCGCCCACCTTCTGGGCAATCTTGCCCCGGCCGCGCGCCGTGAGCTTGGCCACATAGGACT of the Sphingobium herbicidovorans genome contains:
- a CDS encoding phosphoribosyl-ATP diphosphatase, yielding MRSTLFDLEKTIRQRRTADPSQSYVAKLTARGRGKIAQKVGEEAVETVIAAMASDREGAIGESADLLFHLLVLLADMDVPLDAVLDELDRREGVSGIAEKAARQPD